A section of the Hevea brasiliensis isolate MT/VB/25A 57/8 chromosome 17, ASM3005281v1, whole genome shotgun sequence genome encodes:
- the LOC110643206 gene encoding probable E3 ubiquitin-protein ligase RHA1A produces MINNLAPTPTVFFLLQLSIKPMFKYLSLISTHFKWALNLLIPNPLFQDHHLCKPKDFGDEELSTRQCYYKCDPSSEAIECAVCLSKIEHGEEIRESRRCSHIFHKVCLDRWIAHGHMTCPLCRGSLAPRRAISELGVQVLVFKFSSFMASDDRDTWWLR; encoded by the coding sequence ATGATAAACAATTTGGCACCCACTCCCACTGTGTTCTTTCTTCTGCAACTTTCAATCAAGCCCATGTTCAAATACTTGAGTTTGATCTCTACCCACTTCAAATGGGCATTGAATTTATTGATTCCGAATCCTCTCTTCCAAGACCATCACCTTTGCAAGCCAAAAGATTTTGGTGATGAAGAGCTAAGCACAAGGCAGTGCTACTATAAGTGCGACCCAAGTAGTGAAGCCATAGAATGTGCAGTTTGTCTAAGCAAGATTGAACATGGAGAAGAGATTAGAGAATCAAGAAGATGTAGCCATATCTTTCATAAAGTTTGCTTGGATAGATGGATAGCTCATGGTCACATGACTTGCCCTCTCTGCAGGGGCTCGCTTGCTCCACGTAGGGCAATCTCTGAGCTTGgagttcaagttttggtgttcaaGTTTTCTTCTTTCATGGCGTCTGATGATCGTGATACTTGGTGGCTTAGATAG
- the LOC110638580 gene encoding uncharacterized protein LOC110638580 codes for MNPLKVYQWHCQPQFFRISRNTPLLSISPGLKFPLKTFTPPSFFNLLLLSSFRPSLKISCVSRAETSFFDNKQEDDSANRLSKLEDLAQNGVVYQNTLRLVECSMFAAVTGLVYFLSNSLSIENYFGCFFSLPIVISSMRWGVAAGRKTVVATAMLLLVLSGPLKALTYLLTHGILGFTMGSMWRLGADWSLSIFLCTIARSMGAMGYVITSSFLIRENILALITINIHASLTLIFTAIGINTIPSMNVIYAIFGTLLLLNSGFFVFLLHLLYSVFLARLGMKDSLRLPRWLEKAL; via the exons ATGAATCCCCTCAAAGTGTATCAATGGCACTGCCAACCACAATTTTTCCGTATTTCACGAAATACCCCTCTCCTTTCCATCTCTCCTGGACTCAAATTCCCCCTTAAAACATTCACTCCTCCCTCTTTCTTCAATCTTTTGTTACTTTCTTCGTTTAGACCCAGCTTGAAAATATCCTGTGTTTCAAGAGCTGAAACTTCGTTTTTTGATAACAAACAAGAAGATGATAGTGCGAACCGGCTATCAAAATTGGAAGACTTGGCCCAAAATGGGGTTGTTTACCAGAATACACTGAGATTGGTGGAGTGCTCCATGTTCGCTGCTGTAACTGGGCTTGTGTATTTCTTGAGCAATTCTCTCTCAATTGag AATTACTTTGGATGTTTCTTCTCGTTGCCAATAGTAATCTCTTCAATGAGATGGGGTGTCGCAGCTGGGAGGAAAACAGTG GTGGCAACAGCTATGCTTTTATTGGTGTTGTCCGGTCCATTAAAAGCTTTAACATATCTG CTAACACATGGTATACTTGGTTTCACGATGGGCTCTATGTGGAG GTTGGGAGCAGATTGGAGTCTTTCAATATTCTTGTGCACAATT GCTCGATCAATGGGTGCCATGGGGTATGTCATTACATCTTCCTTCTTAATAAGAGAAAACATACTTGCTTTG ATCACCATAAACATTCACGCTTCTCTGACATTAATATTTACCGCCATTGGTATTAATACAATTCCATCAATGAACGTGATATATGCTATATTTGGGACTCTG CTACTGCTAAATAGTGGATTCTTTGTGTTTCTACTGCACCTCTTGTATTCTGTGTTCCTCGCCAGACTTGGGATGAAAGATTCATTGAGATTGCCAAGATGGCTGGAGAAGGCCTTATGA
- the LOC110638238 gene encoding uncharacterized protein LOC110638238: protein MYVTRPLSMYQRDPSALSLPPPEGPNSGILVIQDEEAYQPTCCFGLCKSNLVRNLPFPQNKNLKVHYTRQTGKHQQVYINRVLFIPVLNLPLLSNQYYCIERKGRHKGAAYRNSKEEDMKTYCFCSCISDLEPLSLDPQDIYQKFEIRHRKWGGFVAKSVPSDGFPPNFLRRKDWGVYASSPPRELELKEAPGLDKTVRARLPDFNFPLSYRSPPPVVVGRWYCPFMFIRDGALKDQMDNSRYYEMTLEQQWQQIFACESNYNEGNAVTVDVTVETEVVAVAGKEAMLQSEKNVIDGVMWFRSPDDVGGEAIVGLSLAVVERMKWEQERFGWIGAKERQVRVKRVEEFGGRGGWRRFGCYVLVERFALKRMDGSLLLTYDFKHTQHIMSKWE, encoded by the exons ATGTATGTGACAAGGCCTCTTTCAATGTATCAGAGAgatccttcagctctttcattaCCTCCTCCTGAGGGTCCAAATTCTGGTATCCTGGTAATCCAGGATGAAGAAGCTTATCAACCCACTTGCTGTTTTGGATTGTGCAAGAGCAATCTGGTAAGGAACCTGCCCTTCCCTCAaaataagaatttaaaagttCATTACACAAGACAAACTGGAAAGCATCAACAAGTTTATATAAATCGCGTTCTCTTTATTCCTGTTCTTAATCTACCACTATTGTCCAATCAATACTACTGCATAGAGAGAAAAGGGAGGCACAAAGG GGCAGCTTACAGAAACTCGAAGGAGGAGGACATGAAGACATACTGTTTCTGCAGCTGTATTTCTGATTTAGAACCACTATCTTTGGATCCTCAGGACATATATCAGAAATTCGAAATTCGACATAGAAAATGGGGTGGTTTTGTTGCCAAATCCGTCCCTTCGGATGGGTTCCCTCCAAATTTCTTGAGGAGAAAAGATTGGGGAGTATATGCCTCTTCACCACCACGCGAACTCGAGTTAAAAGAAGCACCGGGACTTGACAAGACTGTCCGTGCCCGCCTTCCAGACTTCAACTTTCCATTATCATATAGAAGCCCTCCACCTGTGGTAGTAGGACGGTGGTACTGCCCTTTCATGTTTATCAGAGATGGAGCACTCAAAGATCAGATGGATAATTCAAGATATTATGAGATGACACTGGAGCAACAATGGCAACAAATTTTTGCTTGTGAAAGTAACTATAATGAAGGTAATGCTGTGACTGTGGATGTTACTGTTGAAACCGAAGTAGTTGCAGTTGCTGGAAAAGAAGCTATGCTGCAAAGTGAGAAGAATGTAATTGATGGGGTGATGTGGTTTAGGAGCCCTGATGATGTGGGAGGAGAAGCTATAGTGGGCTTAAGTTTAGCAGTTGTTGAGAGAATGAAGTGGGAGCAAGAGAGGTTTGGGTGGATTGGTGCAAAGGAGAGGCAAGTGAGGGTGAAGAGAGTGGAGGAATTTGGAGGCAGGGGAGGTTGGAGGAGATTTGGTTGCTATGTTTTGGTTGAGAGATTTGCATTGAAGAGAATGGATGGAAGCTTGTTGCTGACCTATGATTTCAAGCATACTCAACATATCATGAGCAAATGGGAGTAA
- the LOC110638497 gene encoding uncharacterized protein LOC110638497: MKERGKAVEIYSNDLFQDDSTSSSDLPCKKHPSSSSVGICAYCLKDRLVKLVCSDCGEQRLSSCSCSEISSNRNSCTVEPKTSGEKADEIILLKRSSSSCVEIKRKGGFWRIGKLFGKKREKACERSSVGGFEEKSDLWVVDYMGVSRSRSLCSFRGGGFFGSEDGTFSGARSSISAARSSISAARSSISAARNSGVNGGLLFDPDRKSGFSEAEPRKSGFDGEKKDASVLDPEKLDPGFSSGANTRRVFSLKEGNFTTMDDSGFIDLKFDFPSESKADLSSVKMGGALSDSNSAFGSMRGSDFLPQDQCGGPFGTLVGDGLFTNGGSCRITVSDRGIKRSRKSFKSWRWIFRHNPNAGKKDEDLVAKPM; this comes from the exons ATGAAAGAGAGAGGCAAAGCTGTGGAGATATACAGCAATGACTTGTTCCAAGATGACAGCACTTCATCATCTGATCTTCCATGCAAGAAACACCCATCATCTTCTTCAGTTGGTATATGTGCTTATTGTCTCAAAGATCGTTTAGTCAAGCTGGTCTGTTCTGATTGTGGAGAGCAAAGGCTCTCTTCTTGCTCTTGCTCCGAGATCTCTTCCAATCGCAATTCCTGCACTGTTGAG CCCAAAACTAGTGGAGAGAAAGCAGATGAAATAATCTTGCTTAAGAGAAGCAGTAGTAGCTGTGTTGAGATCAAGAGGAAAGGTGGGTTTTGGCGGATTGGCAAGTTGTTTGGCAAGAAAAGGGAAAAGGCTTGTGAGAGAAGCAGTGTTGGTGGTTTCGAAGAAAAAAGTGATCTCTGGGTTGTTGATTACATGGGTGTATCCAGGTCCAGGTCTCTATGCAGTTTCAGAGGAGGTGGCTTTTTTGGTTCTGAAGATGGAACCTTTTCTGGTGCCAGGAGTTCTATTTCAGCTGCTAGGAGTTCCATTTCAGCCGCTAGGAGTTCCATTTCAGCCGCTAGGAATTCTGGTGTCAATGGTGGTCTACTCTTTGATCCTGATAGAAAAAGTGGGTTCAGTGAAGCAGAACCAAGAAAAAGCGGCTTCGATGGTGAAAAGAAAGATGCTAGTGTTTTAGATCCCGAAAAGCTTGATCCTGGTTTTAGTAGCGGAGCAAATACTAGACGTGTATTTTCACTTAAAGAAGGCAACTTTACTACTATGGATGATTCAGGCTTCATTGACCTGAAGTTTGATTTCCCATCAGAGTCCAAGGCAGATTTATCTTCTGTCAAGATGGGTGGTGCTTTGTCAGATTCAAACTCTGCTTTTGGTAGCATGAGAGGCAGTGATTTTCTGCCACAGGATCAATGTGGAGGCCCTTTTGGGACACTCGTGGGAGATGGACTGTTCACTAATGGAGGTTCATGTAGGATCACAGTTAGTGACAGAGGAATCAAAAGGAGCAGGAAAAGTTTCAAGAGTTGGAGATGGATTTTCAGGCACAATCCAAATGCAGGGAAGAAAGATGAAGACCTTGTGGCCAAGCCCATGTAG